The following is a genomic window from Chloroflexota bacterium.
GGCGCCCCCCACCGCTCGTAGGTCGTCCGAGCCCTGGTGAGCCGGTCGGACGACGTGCCCACGTGGCGAGCCAGGGAGCGGGCCGCGCCGGCCCCGATGCAGTAGTTCACGATCGCGCCGAGGGAGTTGCCAAGGGTCGCCACGGCAACCGTCAGCACAGAGTCATACCCCGACCTCGCCATGAGCGCCACTGCCAGCTCTGATGAGATCGGCAGGAGGGTCGCGGCGAGGAAGCTGACGA
Proteins encoded in this region:
- a CDS encoding DedA family protein, which translates into the protein MDELIAGTGYLGLLLVSFLAATLLPISSELAVALMARSGYDSVLTVAVATLGNSLGAIVNYCIGAGAARSLARHVGTSSDRLTRARTTYERWGAPILFFSWLPVIGDPLTVVAGAVRLPLLVFTVWVVAGKLARYVAVMVGAHHVL